A stretch of Natronococcus sp. CG52 DNA encodes these proteins:
- a CDS encoding helix-turn-helix domain-containing protein produces the protein MSTKGEVSSVRLTLDLWHPNCWAIEATDRTGGGVLAHAVYNSPKTDGSSPKTVKGLFTAFGDTTAEVRDLLNAIRDSEHSGELFALQERFGRARNAPGNVAREFFLEYDPDEMICPTLLENGFVHSAPVHIQGGSEVWNLCFAGDRSGIQESLDNVREETGSEVTVTSITTADTADRSSRNQRLDTLTTAQREVFEHAREAGYYEWPREITTRELADDLDIAKSTLLEHLRTAESKLLDP, from the coding sequence ATGAGTACGAAGGGCGAGGTATCGAGCGTTCGGTTGACCCTCGATCTGTGGCATCCGAACTGCTGGGCCATCGAAGCAACCGATCGAACGGGGGGCGGGGTGCTCGCTCACGCGGTCTATAATTCTCCGAAAACGGACGGAAGCAGTCCGAAGACGGTCAAGGGGTTGTTTACGGCGTTCGGCGACACGACCGCCGAGGTTCGGGATCTCCTGAACGCGATTCGCGACTCCGAACACTCCGGAGAATTGTTCGCGCTGCAAGAACGATTCGGACGCGCACGCAACGCACCGGGGAACGTCGCCCGCGAGTTCTTCCTCGAGTACGATCCCGACGAGATGATCTGTCCGACGCTGCTCGAGAACGGGTTCGTCCACAGCGCACCGGTTCACATCCAGGGCGGCAGCGAGGTGTGGAACCTGTGTTTCGCCGGTGACCGGTCCGGAATTCAGGAGTCTCTGGACAACGTCCGCGAAGAGACTGGTTCAGAGGTTACCGTTACCTCGATCACGACCGCCGATACGGCCGATCGTTCGTCCCGCAACCAGCGCCTCGACACGCTCACGACGGCCCAGCGCGAGGTGTTCGAGCACGCCCGAGAGGCGGGCTACTACGAGTGGCCCCGAGAGATAACGACGCGCGAACTAGCCGACGACCTCGATATCGCGAAGTCGACGCTGCTCGAACACCTGCGGACGGCCGAGTCGAAGCTGTTGGATCCGTAG
- a CDS encoding M24 family metallopeptidase: MSDLTIPKSEYRERKQKLLERAKADGYDGLVLFGSLNIHYVSGMYHLPTERPVALGLTDERVEAVVPRLEREHAARDEFLIDDVISYFDYPQGEPMKSVAEICDRLGIADGTIAVDSDGSPARNGYTGPALSELVDADVGVEEYVTDMRETKSDREIELIREASVWANLGHQLLQERIEVGRRPIEVRAEVEAEAVKTMLDTLGNRYEMRTWANPMQCMFTTGDVTALPHNKDQTTRIERGDNIVTIVKPNVGGYTTELERTMFVGEASDDQRTYFEIMKESQEIAIDAIEPGVEYAAVEEAVVNYYEEQGVAEYTQHHVGHNIGMEGHERPFLDVDQEGEIRPGELFTVEPGFYVPDLGGFRHSDTVLVTENGTETLTYYPRDLESLIV, translated from the coding sequence ATGTCAGATCTCACGATTCCCAAATCAGAATATCGCGAGCGAAAACAAAAGTTACTGGAGCGCGCTAAAGCGGATGGATACGACGGCCTCGTTCTATTTGGATCGTTAAACATTCACTACGTAAGCGGGATGTACCATCTTCCGACGGAGCGGCCGGTCGCGCTCGGTCTTACCGACGAGCGAGTCGAAGCGGTCGTTCCTCGTCTAGAACGGGAGCACGCCGCCCGGGATGAGTTTCTGATCGATGATGTGATTTCGTACTTCGATTATCCTCAGGGCGAACCGATGAAGTCGGTTGCTGAAATATGTGACCGGCTTGGGATTGCCGACGGTACGATTGCAGTCGATTCTGACGGGAGTCCGGCGCGAAACGGGTACACCGGCCCCGCACTCTCGGAACTCGTCGACGCGGACGTCGGCGTTGAGGAGTACGTGACCGACATGCGGGAGACGAAAAGCGACCGCGAGATCGAACTCATTCGGGAGGCCAGCGTCTGGGCCAACCTCGGTCACCAACTCCTGCAAGAACGGATCGAAGTCGGCCGGCGACCGATCGAAGTTCGTGCGGAAGTCGAGGCCGAAGCCGTCAAGACGATGCTCGACACGCTCGGCAACCGGTACGAGATGCGAACGTGGGCGAACCCGATGCAATGCATGTTTACAACCGGTGACGTGACCGCGCTCCCGCACAACAAGGACCAGACGACGAGAATCGAACGCGGCGACAATATCGTCACCATCGTCAAACCAAATGTCGGCGGCTACACAACTGAACTCGAGCGGACGATGTTCGTCGGCGAGGCGTCGGACGATCAGCGGACGTACTTCGAAATCATGAAAGAGTCCCAGGAAATCGCGATCGACGCGATCGAGCCGGGCGTCGAGTACGCCGCCGTCGAAGAGGCGGTCGTCAACTACTACGAGGAGCAGGGGGTCGCCGAGTACACCCAACACCACGTCGGCCACAACATCGGCATGGAAGGTCACGAACGGCCGTTTCTCGACGTCGATCAGGAGGGCGAGATCCGACCGGGCGAACTGTTCACGGTCGAGCCCGGGTTCTACGTCCCCGACCTGGGCGGCTTTCGGCACTCCGACACGGTGCTGGTGACCGAAAACGGAACGGAGACGCTGACGTACTATCCGCGCGATCTCGAGAGCCTGATCGTTTGA
- a CDS encoding sodium:solute symporter family protein, giving the protein MAVESNITLLYIVGAYLVVMLGVGVWAYGKTNTAEDFMVAGRSLGAVIIAGTLLATWMGSGTITGSRNSVAYGNGLLPAMLLATGSLIGIGCLKALAPRIRSFDKLTIPAMIEEELGKEGRIISLLVIAFAYVGIVSYQFIGLGFVLNVTAGISIEQGTIIGAVIIIVLAAIGGLMSVAYTDAISAFLMLGGLVVAVPFVIVEAGGWAEITANVPETHLDTLGDLSFLEFFALWAPPLLLLLGDQNMYQRIIAGETDEGTNTGIVAWFVGVIASAILIPVIAFSSRAMFPELDPGMALIATTTVIPTWIGGILLAAAAAFIVTTGSSYLLSACTNLSQDLYGEFINPGASDEQIFLLTRAFVVILGIFAFVLGQYFPTVLEVQMYSYTAYGAAITPPLLAIFLMRERLTKLGGLSGMIVGALLAITWDTVLASPYGLDAVIVAAPIGGLLIVVVSYLTGSSSTPSAARA; this is encoded by the coding sequence ATGGCAGTTGAGAGTAACATTACCTTACTATACATCGTCGGCGCGTATTTGGTCGTAATGCTCGGCGTTGGCGTCTGGGCGTACGGAAAAACGAATACTGCAGAGGACTTCATGGTCGCTGGCCGAAGCCTTGGCGCGGTGATCATCGCCGGGACGCTGCTCGCGACGTGGATGGGTTCCGGAACGATAACTGGCAGTAGGAACTCGGTTGCATATGGTAATGGGCTATTGCCTGCGATGCTCCTCGCAACAGGATCACTCATCGGTATCGGTTGTCTGAAGGCGCTCGCGCCGCGGATTCGGAGTTTCGACAAACTGACGATTCCCGCGATGATTGAGGAAGAGTTGGGCAAAGAAGGCCGAATCATCAGTCTGCTCGTGATTGCGTTCGCATATGTTGGGATCGTTTCTTACCAGTTCATCGGGCTCGGGTTTGTTTTGAATGTCACAGCCGGTATCTCGATCGAACAGGGGACGATCATTGGGGCAGTCATTATCATTGTACTTGCGGCGATAGGCGGACTCATGTCGGTTGCATACACCGACGCAATTAGCGCCTTCTTGATGCTCGGCGGTCTCGTGGTCGCAGTTCCGTTCGTAATCGTCGAGGCAGGGGGTTGGGCGGAAATCACCGCGAACGTACCCGAAACCCACCTCGATACGCTCGGGGATCTCTCTTTCCTCGAGTTCTTCGCGCTCTGGGCACCACCGCTTCTATTGCTTCTCGGCGATCAGAACATGTATCAGCGCATCATCGCCGGCGAAACTGACGAAGGGACCAATACAGGAATCGTTGCTTGGTTCGTCGGCGTTATCGCGTCGGCGATACTGATTCCTGTGATCGCGTTTTCCTCGCGCGCGATGTTTCCTGAACTCGACCCAGGAATGGCCCTGATCGCGACGACGACGGTAATTCCGACCTGGATCGGCGGCATCCTTCTGGCCGCCGCCGCGGCGTTTATCGTCACGACCGGTAGCTCCTACCTGCTTTCGGCCTGTACGAACCTCTCTCAAGACCTTTACGGGGAGTTTATCAATCCCGGCGCCTCCGATGAGCAAATTTTCTTGCTGACCCGAGCGTTCGTGGTGATCCTCGGGATCTTCGCGTTCGTTCTCGGGCAGTACTTCCCGACCGTCCTCGAGGTCCAGATGTACTCGTACACGGCCTACGGAGCCGCGATCACGCCCCCGCTGCTGGCGATCTTCCTGATGCGGGAGCGACTGACCAAACTCGGCGGTCTCTCCGGGATGATCGTCGGCGCTCTGCTCGCGATCACGTGGGACACGGTGCTCGCAAGTCCGTACGGGCTGGATGCGGTGATCGTCGCGGCGCCGATCGGCGGACTGCTCATCGTCGTCGTCAGCTACCTCACGGGTAGTTCATCGACGCCGTCGGCGGCTCGCGCCTGA
- a CDS encoding RIO1 family regulatory kinase/ATPase domain-containing protein yields the protein MDIRQLARGTVEWSRIERVIHTLADRYGREDVRVEFLEADNWLSTPCVIDDEWFVKIVSRQNALVHALLTTGRNVGAVSSGTGGFFDRFDTPREMVEHEYEATRRMREIGVNAPRPIDAFEVNGLGVLVLEYLPAFESLEDVSDAAVTKRAPELFEMLSTLHENGLAHGDLRAENILFCDGELYFIDATSVHEDRVAETTAYDLACALAVLEPRIGARDAVYAASTAYDSDSLLSARRFLDFVRLRPDHEFDSTTLRSELEKAADLGRR from the coding sequence ATGGACATCCGCCAGCTCGCTCGAGGGACCGTCGAGTGGAGCCGCATCGAGCGCGTGATCCACACGCTGGCGGATCGGTACGGTCGGGAAGACGTTCGCGTCGAGTTCCTCGAGGCGGACAACTGGCTATCGACGCCGTGTGTCATCGACGACGAGTGGTTCGTCAAGATCGTCTCTCGACAGAACGCGCTCGTCCACGCGCTCCTGACGACCGGCCGCAACGTCGGTGCGGTCTCCTCGGGAACGGGCGGCTTCTTCGACCGGTTCGATACGCCCCGCGAGATGGTCGAACACGAGTACGAGGCGACCAGACGGATGCGCGAGATCGGCGTCAACGCGCCGCGGCCGATCGACGCCTTCGAGGTCAACGGGCTCGGCGTCCTCGTCCTCGAGTATCTGCCGGCGTTCGAGTCGCTCGAGGACGTCTCCGACGCCGCCGTCACGAAGCGCGCGCCGGAGCTGTTCGAGATGCTGTCGACGCTACACGAGAACGGGCTGGCCCACGGCGACCTCCGGGCCGAGAACATCCTGTTCTGTGACGGCGAGCTCTACTTCATCGACGCGACCAGCGTCCACGAGGACCGCGTCGCCGAGACGACCGCCTACGACCTCGCCTGCGCGCTCGCCGTCCTCGAGCCGCGTATCGGCGCTCGCGACGCCGTCTACGCGGCGTCGACCGCGTACGATTCCGACTCGCTCCTCTCGGCCCGCCGCTTCCTCGACTTCGTCCGACTGCGACCGGATCACGAGTTCGATTCGACGACGCTGCGGAGCGAACTCGAGAAGGCGGCGGATCTGGGCCGTCGGTGA
- a CDS encoding DUF7544 domain-containing protein: protein MDAVDDLRDSIDATRNFLTPVRAGVWLRLAIVALFVGGFGTGAPSIPSGDVGPAEERAPDVSPGEIPEEALAAVAVALGLLFLLWLLFAFISAVMEFVFIESLRSTEVRVRRYANENVGRGIRLFGFRVFVVLAGIAIVGTPVAALLLGLGGLEATSGTFIAVALFAIPVYLVYAIVNRFTSEFVAPIMLLENRGVLGAWSRFWSTFRSNSTEYVVYLLLVWIVQAAVGLAVSILVLIGGIVVAIPFALLAFAFFLLGDIGAIFAAIVAVVGIVTFVLFALLVQVPIVSYFKYYALLLLGDTDAELDLIPDQRAAIRTDGGEGPTDVDGTEPAAPADRWESGESEGSDDRDATSDDDWQADYGWTDEDEMDDWDDRADRSDREDRSEDEDRDDEDRGW, encoded by the coding sequence ATGGACGCTGTCGACGACCTCAGAGATTCTATCGACGCGACGAGAAATTTCCTGACGCCGGTACGGGCCGGCGTGTGGCTTCGCCTTGCGATCGTCGCGCTCTTCGTTGGCGGCTTCGGGACGGGCGCCCCGTCGATCCCGTCGGGTGACGTCGGTCCGGCAGAAGAGCGAGCACCGGACGTGAGCCCCGGAGAGATCCCCGAGGAGGCGCTGGCCGCCGTGGCCGTCGCTCTCGGCCTCCTGTTTCTCCTCTGGCTACTCTTCGCGTTTATTTCGGCGGTTATGGAGTTCGTTTTCATCGAATCGCTGCGCTCGACCGAGGTCCGCGTTCGACGGTACGCGAACGAGAACGTCGGTCGAGGGATCCGACTGTTCGGGTTTCGAGTGTTCGTCGTCCTCGCCGGGATCGCGATCGTCGGAACGCCCGTCGCGGCGCTCCTTCTCGGTCTCGGCGGACTCGAGGCGACGAGCGGGACGTTCATCGCCGTGGCGTTGTTTGCGATACCCGTCTACCTGGTGTACGCCATCGTGAACCGGTTTACCTCCGAGTTCGTCGCACCGATCATGCTACTCGAGAACCGCGGCGTTCTCGGCGCGTGGAGTCGGTTCTGGTCGACGTTCAGATCGAACTCGACGGAGTACGTGGTCTACCTGCTGCTGGTCTGGATCGTCCAGGCCGCGGTCGGACTCGCCGTCAGTATCCTCGTGCTCATCGGCGGGATCGTCGTCGCGATTCCGTTCGCGCTGCTCGCCTTCGCGTTCTTCCTGCTGGGAGATATCGGTGCGATTTTCGCGGCGATCGTCGCCGTCGTCGGCATCGTCACGTTCGTCCTGTTCGCGCTCCTCGTCCAGGTGCCGATCGTCTCCTACTTCAAGTACTACGCCCTGCTGTTGCTCGGCGACACCGACGCGGAACTCGATCTCATCCCCGACCAGCGGGCGGCGATCCGGACCGACGGCGGCGAGGGGCCGACCGACGTCGATGGTACGGAGCCGGCAGCCCCGGCCGATCGGTGGGAGAGTGGAGAGAGCGAGGGGAGCGACGATCGGGACGCGACCTCGGACGACGACTGGCAGGCCGACTACGGGTGGACCGACGAGGACGAGATGGACGACTGGGACGACCGTGCGGATCGTTCGGATCGTGAGGATCGGAGCGAGGATGAGGATCGCGACGACGAGGACCGCGGCTGGTAG
- a CDS encoding acyl-CoA dehydrogenase family protein produces the protein MDFDLPDEHRMVQETVRDFCQQEIEPIAQEIEDEHRFPDEIFDQLAELDMMGVPIDEEYGGLGGDTLMYSLVAEEIGRVSGSVGLSYVAHISLASKPLELFGTPEQKERWLRPLAEGEYMGGWALTEPSSGSDASDMDTVAEKDGDEWVLNGTKQFITNASEAGSVLVKAVTDPGAGYDGISTFIVDPEADDGFEVTTIWDKMGLNASPTCEITLDDVRLSEDRLLGEEGEGWNQTKKTLDGGRISIAALSTGLAQGAYEHAKKYSQEREQFGQPISEFDAIRDKIVDMHRKTERARLLTHQSAYRYDQGEPVTRESALAKLDASEAAREVAEEAVQVLGGYGYTTDFAPQRFYRDAKLMEIGEGTSEIQHLVIGRELGL, from the coding sequence ATGGACTTCGACCTGCCGGACGAGCATCGGATGGTCCAGGAGACGGTCAGGGACTTCTGTCAGCAGGAGATCGAACCGATCGCCCAGGAGATCGAGGACGAACACCGGTTCCCCGACGAGATCTTCGACCAGCTCGCCGAACTGGACATGATGGGCGTTCCGATCGACGAGGAGTACGGCGGTCTCGGCGGCGACACGCTGATGTACTCGCTGGTCGCCGAGGAGATCGGTCGCGTCTCCGGTTCGGTCGGCCTCTCCTACGTCGCACACATCTCGCTGGCGTCGAAACCGCTCGAGTTGTTCGGCACGCCCGAGCAGAAAGAGCGCTGGCTGCGACCGCTCGCGGAGGGCGAGTACATGGGCGGCTGGGCGCTGACGGAACCGAGCAGCGGTTCGGACGCCTCCGACATGGACACGGTAGCCGAAAAAGACGGCGACGAGTGGGTGCTCAACGGCACCAAGCAGTTCATCACGAACGCCTCCGAGGCGGGCTCGGTGCTGGTCAAGGCCGTCACCGATCCCGGCGCCGGCTACGACGGCATCTCGACGTTCATCGTCGATCCCGAGGCTGACGACGGCTTCGAGGTGACGACGATCTGGGACAAGATGGGGCTGAACGCCTCCCCGACCTGCGAGATTACGCTCGACGACGTCCGCCTCTCCGAGGATCGTCTGCTCGGCGAGGAAGGCGAGGGCTGGAACCAGACCAAGAAGACCCTCGACGGCGGTCGCATCTCGATCGCGGCGCTCTCGACTGGACTGGCTCAGGGCGCCTACGAACACGCCAAAAAGTACAGCCAGGAGCGCGAGCAGTTCGGACAGCCGATCTCCGAGTTCGACGCGATCCGGGACAAGATCGTCGACATGCACCGCAAGACCGAACGCGCGCGGCTGCTCACACACCAGTCCGCGTACCGGTACGACCAGGGAGAACCCGTTACGCGGGAGTCCGCCCTCGCGAAACTCGACGCCAGCGAAGCCGCACGAGAGGTCGCCGAGGAGGCCGTCCAGGTGCTCGGCGGCTACGGCTACACCACGGACTTCGCGCCGCAGCGGTTCTACCGCGACGCCAAGCTGATGGAGATCGGCGAGGGGACGAGCGAGATTCAACACCTCGTCATCGGTCGAGAGCTCGGCCTGTAG
- a CDS encoding DUF2062 domain-containing protein, producing the protein MIRERVARYRDRVRQKLTSALQEEHTPHEVGLSFSVGIFVTAMPTGGLGIGLLAGLAAWWSWISKPAIIASVAVLNPFVKPAVYVASYQTGGVLLGNRSLYSSTTSTSLTETAGVAVRQLLVGNLVIAVLLSILSYALVVSLTRIHRQRKRQCSGKSIASTVFGPFRR; encoded by the coding sequence GTGATCCGAGAACGGGTGGCTAGATATCGCGACCGCGTTCGTCAGAAGCTGACGAGCGCGCTTCAGGAGGAGCACACGCCCCACGAGGTCGGGCTGAGCTTCTCGGTCGGAATCTTCGTGACGGCCATGCCGACCGGTGGACTCGGGATCGGTCTACTGGCCGGACTCGCAGCCTGGTGGTCGTGGATCAGCAAGCCCGCGATCATCGCATCGGTCGCCGTTCTCAACCCGTTCGTCAAGCCGGCCGTCTACGTCGCGAGCTATCAGACGGGCGGCGTGCTCCTCGGAAATCGGTCGCTGTACTCGAGTACGACGAGCACGTCGCTCACCGAAACGGCAGGAGTAGCCGTCAGACAGCTCCTGGTCGGCAACCTGGTGATTGCCGTTCTCCTTTCGATACTGAGTTACGCGCTCGTCGTCTCTCTCACGCGAATCCACCGGCAGCGAAAACGGCAGTGCTCCGGAAAATCGATCGCGTCGACGGTATTCGGTCCGTTCCGCCGATAG